The following are encoded together in the Lactuca sativa cultivar Salinas chromosome 1, Lsat_Salinas_v11, whole genome shotgun sequence genome:
- the LOC111916558 gene encoding receptor-like protein 9DC3, producing the protein MSGTLPSCLGILSNSPVSLNLRRNNFHGKMMNAFMPGSLLENLDLSEIRFMGQLPRSLTNCANLEILSLGDNSFDGLFPFWLGSLTKLQVLVLRSSKLYGPIQGSTTVSSQFPKLRIIDLSNNNFSSQLHQNYFQTWQAMSSENFGVSSIMESEISSKNGENSWPYTLTLTHKGVRTEYIHILTIDMSIDLSCNHFEGKIPQSLQDLRGLQALNLSNNHFTGRIFPYLGDLKNLEALDLSQNELSREIPQQLVRLGFLEIFKVSFNHLEGRIPKGKQFDTFDNNSYIGNPQLCGQPLSKECQDDLKVSRLPAISNVSESLLPSERIDWIIIFCGVGSGLVVGVIIGNLLYERYSDRLTKRKDRWVRPLRNTRGKTKVQ; encoded by the coding sequence ATGAGCGGAACACTTCCTTCATGTTTGGGTATCTTAAGCAATTCGCCAGTATCTTTAAATCTGAGACGAAATAATTTCCACGGCAAAATGATGAATGCTTTTATGCCAGGAAGCTTGCTGGAAAACCTTGATTTGAGCGAAATCAGATTTATGGGTCAGCTGCCAAGATCATTGACAAATTGTGCCAATTTAGAGATTCTCTCACTTGGAGATAACTCTTTTGATGGCCTCTTTCCTTTTTGGTTGGGAAGTCTTACAAAGCTGCAAGTTCTGGTTTTGCGTTCCAGCAAATTATATGGTCCAATTCAAGGCTCAACAACTGTTTCCTCACAGTTCCCTAAGTTGCGGATCATAGACCTCTCTAACAACAATTTCAGTAGTCAATTGCACCAAAACTACTTTCAAACATGGCAAGCCATGAGTTCTGAAAATTTTGGTGTATCATCTATTATGGAATCAGAGATATCCTCCAAAAACGGAGAAAACAGTTGGCCATATACATTGACATTAACACACAAAGGTGTCCGAACAGAGTATATACATATTTTAACCATAGATATGTCTATTGATCTCTCTTGTAACCACTTTGAAGGAAAAATTCCACAGTCACTCCAAGATCTTCGAGGGCTTCAAGCACTCAATCTCTCCAACAATCATTTTACTGGACGTATCTTTCCGTATTTGGGTGACCTAAAGAATCTTGAAGCTTTGGATCTCTCCCAAAACGAGCTATCTAGGGAAATTCCTCAACAGTTGGTCCGGCTCGGCTTCCttgaaattttcaaagtgtcattCAACCATCTTGAGGGGCGCATACCCAAAGGAAAACAGTttgatacatttgataacaactcCTACATAGGGAATCCCCAATTGTGTGGACAACCATTATCCAAGGAATGTCAAGATGATTTAAAGGTGTCAAGACTTCCAGCAATAAGCAATGTGTCCGAGTCACTCCTCCCAAGCGAAAGAATTGATTGGATCATCATATTCTGTGGAGTTGGAAGTGGGCTGGTTGTGGGGGTTATTATTGGAAACCTTCTATATGAAAGGTATAGCGATCGGCTCACAAAGAGAAAGGACAGATGGGTAAGGCCACTTCGTAACACACGAGGAAAAACTAAGGTACAATGA
- the LOC122195178 gene encoding receptor-like protein 20 produces MALKLRRNNFHGNMMNAFLTGDPLTKLDLSENRFSGQLPRSLTNCTNLEILTLEDNSFHDTFPSWLGTLSKLQVLVLRSNKLYGSIQGSTAVSLQFPKLRIIDLSNNNFSGQLHQNYFQTWHAMRSANLENLEALDLSRNKLSGEIPQQLVQLGYFSIFNVSFNHLDGHIPQGKQFDTFENDSYEGNPRLCGQPLSKKCQYSKVSTLPPTSNVSESLLPSERIDWIIILCGVGSGLAVGIVIGSILYTRYSDRITKRKDRWVRPLLSTNLKTISVCHSKKCSYVIQKEREMVILRSNVSASAAIIKDLLILSNIKKRNDTENLANEHFTHLA; encoded by the exons ATGGCTTTGAAGCTGAGAAGAAATAACTTCCACGGCAATATGATGAATGCTTTTTTGACCGGAGACCCGTTGACAAAACTTGATTTAAGCGAAAATAGATTTTCGGGTCAGCTGCCAAGATCATTGACAAATTGTACCAATTTAGAGATTCTCACTCTTGAAGATAACTCTTTTCATGACACCTTTCCTTCATGGCTGGGAACTCTTTCCAAGCTGCAAGTTCTAGTTTTGCGCTCCAACAAACTTTATGGTTCAATTCAAGGTTCCACAGCTGTTTCCTTACAGTTCCCTAAGTTACGGATCATAGACCTCTCTAACAATAATTTCAGTGGTCAATTGCACCAAAACTATTTCCAAACATGGCATGCCATGAGGTCTGCCAATCTTG AGAATCTTGAAGCTTTGGATCTCTCTCGAAACAAGCTATCCGGGGAAATTCCTCAACAATTGGTGCAACTCGGCTACTTTTCCATCTTCAATGTGTCATTCAACCATCTTGATGGTCACATTCCTCAAGGGAAACAATTCGATACGTTTGAGAACGATTCCTACGAGGGGAACCCCCGATTGTGCGGACAACCTTTATCCAAGAAATGTCAATATTCAAAGGTGTCCACACTTCCACCAACAAGCAATGTGTCGGAATCTCTACTCCCAAGTGAAAGAATTGACTGGATCATCATATTATGTGGAGTTGGAAGTGGGCTGGCAGTTGGGATTGTTATTGGGAGCATTTTGTATACAAGGTATAGTGATCGGATCACAAAGAGGAAGGACAGATGGGTGAGGCCACTTC tCTCAACCAATTTGAAAACGATTTCCGTATGTCattcaaaaaaatgttcatatgtCATCCAAAAAG agagagagatggTAATTCTGAGAAGCAATGTTTCTGCATCTGCAGCAATCATCAAAGACCTCCTCATATTGAGTAACATCAAGAAAAGGAATGATACAGAAAACCTTGCAAATGAGCACTTCACACATCTTGCATAG
- the LOC111916589 gene encoding receptor-like protein 7, producing MAPYMNHLKFLQTISFLYALVTVKNVTGSSVSHDEECSALFQFKQSIIHQDDAACAAHGSQVFHSWNTSFDCCSWEGVACSNDHDQYGHVIGLDLSERSLCAHIKSNTTLFNLLHLQTLNLSGNDFGESQIPSEIARLKQLRSLDLSYSGFSGQIPNGILQLMQLSSLDLSGNSLKLHSPSLKNLVQNLTLLEEIHLSGVDISSSVPHFLANFSSLRSLKLRDCSLGNEFPAAILELPKLQVLNLADNTNLAGSFPEFHGKSLLKEVILGGTGFFGIIQESISHLKHLTVLSLSYCSFSGRIPRSLSNLTQLTYLAIGGNQFTGSLPSLAWRNI from the exons ATGGCTCCATACATGAATCACCTTAAGTTCTTGCAAACCATCTCCTTTCTATATGCATTGGTGACAGTGAAGAATGTGACTGGATCATCAGTAAGCCATGATGAAGAATGCTCAGCCTTGTTTCAGTTTAAGCAGAGCATAATTCATCAAGATGATGCTGCTTGTGCTGCTCATGGCTCTCAAGTGTTCCATTCTTGGAACACTAGTTTTGATTGTTGTTCATGGGAGGGGGTTGCATGCAGCAATGACCATGATCAATATGGCCATGTGATAGGCCTTGACTTGAGTGAGAGGTCTCTTTGTGCGCATATCAAATCCAACACCACTCTCTTCAACCTTCTTCATCTTCAGACACTCAACCTTTCTGGGAATGACTTTGGTGAATCTCAAATTCCTTCTGAGATTGCTCGTCTAAAGCAATTAAGAAGCCTCGATCTCTCTTATTCTGGGTTTAGTGGTCAAATCCCGAATGGAATCTTGCAGTTGATGCAATTGTCTTCTTTAGATTTGTCAGGAAATTCACTAAAGCTTCACAGTCCTAGCCTCAAGAATCTAGTGCAAAACTTAACATTGCTTGAAGAAATCCATCTCTCTGGGGTTGACATAAGTTCTTCTGTACCTCATTTCTTGGCCAACTTTTCTTCTTTGAGATCACTCAAGCTAAGAGATTGTTCGCTTGGGAATGAATTCCCTGCAGCCATACTTGAGCTGCCAAAGTTGCAAGTTCTTAACTTGGCAGACAATACCAACCTGGCTGGTTCCTTTCCAGAATTTCATGGCAAAAGCTTACTAAAAGAGGTGATACTAGGTGGCACAGGTTTCTTTGGGATTATACAAGAATCCATAAGCCACCTCAAGCATTTGACAGTCTTGTCCCTTAGTTATTGCTCTTTCTCGGGGCGCATTCCACGTTCACTCTCTAACTTGACGCAACTCACTTACTTGGCTATTGGTGGCAATCAGTTCACAGGTTCACTTCCTTCGTTG GCATGGAGAAATATTTAA
- the LOC111916557 gene encoding uncharacterized protein LOC111916557, with protein sequence MKGELGGLKTLILNENASVYYIHCFSHQLQLTLVAVEKNNSKIVSLFVLLTNVVNVVGGSCKRLDRLREQQASKVIEILGLGEIISGRGLNQETSLIKPGDTRWGSHYGTLISMITLFPSVLDVLEIITEDGATPEQKCEADMLINSLQTFDFIFSLHFMKKLLGITNELSQALQRKDQDIVNAMNLVRICKMQLQNLRDSGWDSMLTQTTLFCKKHEIEVCNMDAMFLLPGRSRRKYPKMTNLHYYRVELFYDVIDLQRTELESRFSETGTKLLLFMACLNPNNSFAAFDKNKLIQLARLYPNDFSDMDLEILNDQLETYILDMLNSSEFFNLNGIGDLAQKMVETKRDKVFSMVYLLIKLALTLPISTATVERSFSAMKIVKNRICNKMGDQWMNDNFVAYIEKEVFADVANQDISNMFDKMKTRRRP encoded by the coding sequence ATGAAAGGTGAACTTGGTGgtcttaaaactttgattttgaatgAAAATGCAAGTGTatattatattcattgtttttctCACCAGCTTCAACTTACTCTTGTAGCGGtggaaaaaaataattcaaaaatcgtTTCTTTGTTTGTGTTGCTAACCAATGTTGTGAATGTTGTTGGAGGTTCTTGCAAGCGTCTTGACCGTCTTCGAGAACAACAAGCTTCCAAAGTTATTGAAATACTTGGTTTAGGTGAAATCATAAGCGGTCGAGGCCTCAATCAAGAAACATCTCTTATCAAACCGGGAGACACACGTTGGGGATCCCATTATGGTACTTTGATAAGTATGATTACATTGTTTCCATCCGTTTTAGATGTTCTTGAGATTATTACGGAAGATGGAGCAACCCCAGAACAAAAATGTGAAGCTGATATGTTAATTAACTCCTTGCAGACCTTTGATTTCATATTTTCTTTGCACTTCATGAAAAAATTATTGGGTATTACGAATGAGTTGTCCCAAGCATTGCAAAGGAAAGATCAAGATATTGTAAATGCAATGAACTTGGTTAGAATTTGCAAGATGCAATTGCAAAATTTGAGGGATAGTGGATGGGATTCTATGCTCACTCAGACTACATTGTTTTGTAAAAAACACGAGATTGAGGTTTGCAACATGGATGCAATGTTCTTACTTCCTGGACGGTCACGACGAAAATATCCAAAGATGACAAACTTACACTACTATCGTGTAGAGTTATTCTACGATGTCATTGATTTGCAACGCACAGAACTAGAGAGCCGTTTTAGTGAGACTGGCACCAAATTGCTTCTTTTCATGGCGTGTCTCAATCCAAATAACTCATTTGCAGCTTTTGataaaaacaaattaattcagCTAGCTCGTTTATATCCAAATGATTTTTCAGATATGGATTTGGAGATACTTAACGATCAACTAGAAACTTATATTCTCGATATGTTGAATTCGTCAGAGTTTTTCAATCTAAATGGGATTGGCGATCTTGCACAGAAGATGGTTGAAACAAAAAGGGATAAAGTGTTTTCTATGGTTTACTTGCTCATTAAATTAGCATTGACGTTACCGATTTCAACAGCAACAGTTGAGAGATCGTTTTCCGCTATGAAGATTGTGAAGAACAGGATATGCAATAAAATGGGAGATCAATGGATGAATGATAATTTTGTTGCTTATATCGAAAAAGAGGTTTTTGCAGATGTTGCCAATCAAGATATCAGcaatatgtttgataaaatgaaaactcGTCGACGACCTTAG